A stretch of the Chitiniphilus purpureus genome encodes the following:
- a CDS encoding sigma-54 interaction domain-containing protein, with the protein MPIADVVLVCDGLPLDLLLDAGPAARVCLISPGCLAGAPARSCQPRLVLVPLLDDASPCPHLAARLERRWPGVPVLVVGRPGGCSADTALAAGYGGLLDRRSARRLIGALALPGSPPPAGQASALVGQSAAMRDVRRKLERFAVGDSTLLITGETGTGKDLIARQAHALSARAGQPFVALNCAALPETLIESELFGYEKGAFTGAGQAYKGKIRMAEGGTLFLDEIGDMPLPAQARMLRVIENREVFSLGASRAQQVDVRLVAATNQALEARVQQGVFRKDLFYRLNVARLALPPLRERQEDLDALIALFMGRQVPLALTSAVRARLYRHDWPGNVRELKNVLEAARLSAQGARIELADLPDYLQQGAGELPADERCRILDALRAAGGNKSEAAHQLHWSRMTLYRKLAKHGLHGALES; encoded by the coding sequence ATGCCGATAGCCGATGTGGTCCTGGTCTGCGATGGCCTGCCGCTTGACCTGTTGCTCGATGCAGGTCCGGCGGCGCGGGTGTGCCTGATCTCGCCCGGCTGCCTTGCCGGGGCGCCCGCGCGCAGTTGCCAGCCGCGGTTGGTGCTGGTGCCGCTGCTGGACGATGCCTCACCATGCCCGCATCTGGCGGCCCGGCTGGAGCGGCGCTGGCCGGGTGTGCCGGTGCTGGTGGTGGGCCGGCCGGGCGGATGCTCGGCCGACACGGCACTGGCCGCGGGCTATGGCGGTCTGCTCGACCGCCGCAGCGCGCGGCGGCTGATCGGCGCGCTGGCGCTGCCCGGCTCGCCGCCGCCCGCCGGGCAGGCATCGGCGCTGGTGGGGCAGTCCGCGGCGATGCGCGATGTGCGCCGCAAGCTCGAACGCTTCGCGGTGGGCGACAGCACCCTGTTGATCACCGGCGAGACCGGCACCGGCAAGGACCTGATCGCGCGGCAGGCGCATGCGTTGAGCGCGCGCGCCGGGCAGCCCTTTGTCGCGCTCAACTGTGCGGCCCTGCCCGAGACGCTGATCGAGAGCGAGCTCTTCGGCTATGAAAAAGGTGCCTTCACCGGTGCCGGCCAGGCCTACAAGGGCAAGATCCGGATGGCCGAAGGCGGCACGCTGTTCCTGGACGAGATTGGCGACATGCCGCTGCCGGCCCAGGCGCGCATGCTCCGGGTGATCGAAAACCGCGAGGTGTTCAGCCTGGGCGCGAGCCGGGCGCAGCAGGTGGACGTGCGCCTGGTCGCCGCCACCAACCAGGCGCTCGAGGCACGGGTACAGCAGGGGGTATTCCGCAAGGATCTGTTCTACCGGCTGAACGTGGCCCGGCTCGCGTTGCCGCCGTTGCGTGAGCGGCAGGAGGACCTGGACGCGCTGATCGCGCTGTTCATGGGCCGTCAGGTGCCGCTGGCGCTGACGTCGGCCGTGCGTGCCCGACTGTACCGGCACGATTGGCCCGGCAATGTGCGCGAACTCAAGAACGTGCTCGAAGCGGCGCGCCTGAGCGCACAGGGCGCGCGCATCGAGCTTGCTGACCTGCCCGATTATCTGCAGCAGGGCGCCGGCGAGCTGCCTGCTGACGAACGCTGCCGCATCCTCGATGCACTGCGTGCGGCCGGCGGCAACAAGAGCGAGGCGGCGCATCAGCTGCATTGGTCACGCATGACGCTGTATCGCAAGCTGGCCAAGCACGGTCTGCACGGCGCGCTCGAATCGTGA
- a CDS encoding branched-chain amino acid transaminase, with amino-acid sequence MSLADRDGVIWYDGKLVPWRDATTHVLTHTLHYGMGVFEGVRAYETPRGTAIFRLQDHTERLLNSAKIFQMKIGYSAEELNEAQRLVVRENKLKSCYLRPLSFIGSERLGIAAKDNTIHTVVAAWPWGAYLGTEGLEKGIRVKTSSFTRHHVNVSMVRAKACGYYINSILAHQEAAADGYDEALVLDTEGYASEGAGENLFVIRKGVLYTPDVASCLDGITRNTVLTLAREEGIEVVEKRITRDEIYTADEAFFTGTAAEVTPIRELDNRAIGQGSRGPVTARLQQRYFDAVQGRDERHLDWLTLV; translated from the coding sequence ATGTCGTTGGCTGATCGCGACGGCGTCATCTGGTATGACGGCAAACTGGTTCCGTGGCGCGATGCGACCACACACGTGCTCACGCACACGCTGCATTACGGCATGGGCGTGTTCGAAGGCGTACGCGCCTACGAAACCCCGCGCGGCACCGCGATCTTCCGCCTGCAGGATCACACCGAACGTCTGCTCAACTCGGCCAAGATCTTCCAGATGAAGATCGGCTACTCGGCCGAGGAGCTGAACGAGGCGCAAAGGCTGGTGGTGCGGGAGAACAAGCTCAAGTCCTGCTACCTGCGCCCGCTCAGCTTCATCGGCAGCGAGCGCCTTGGCATTGCGGCCAAGGACAACACCATCCATACCGTCGTCGCCGCATGGCCATGGGGTGCCTACCTGGGGACTGAAGGGCTGGAGAAGGGTATCCGTGTCAAGACCTCCAGCTTCACCCGCCACCATGTGAACGTGTCGATGGTGCGCGCCAAGGCATGCGGCTACTACATCAACTCCATCCTGGCGCACCAGGAGGCGGCGGCCGACGGCTACGACGAGGCGCTGGTGCTCGACACCGAGGGCTATGCCTCGGAAGGGGCCGGCGAGAACCTGTTCGTCATCAGGAAAGGCGTGCTGTACACCCCGGACGTGGCCTCGTGCCTGGACGGCATCACCCGCAACACGGTGCTGACGCTGGCGCGCGAGGAAGGCATCGAGGTGGTGGAAAAGCGCATCACCCGCGATGAGATCTACACCGCCGACGAAGCCTTCTTCACCGGCACCGCCGCCGAAGTGACACCGATCCGCGAACTGGACAACCGCGCCATCGGCCAGGGCAGCCGTGGCCCGGTGACTGCACGCCTGCAGCAACGCTACTTCGACGCGGTCCAGGGCCGTGACGAGCGGCATCTGGACTGGCTGACGCTGGTCTAG
- a CDS encoding PoNi-like cognate immunity protein, whose translation MLDFENHYQFILQGALESYEVVAEGIALNGHKPDFPKDAAMEATCQRAWDALNHLLVSYSAGNSIMELQDFYPTLLDYWEVYAKYDRTFDDSPEAGGRRVPHLDLYDFDYSRANQLVCMGLLLGHSDLMPRLAAILDYENDDPDILIEILLAPFVPGRPAGVTYTRTLPYKKLQKVFDATPEKRPALMAKYLDEWYTASRREPYHGQHEAPGFTGYWSWEAAAVTWLFDIDDSSYRDKSFYPAELVDYARQHYSRAEAVARIHPNRCEANQPCPRAGFWWTPARFGSRRPFAAGDIMPAFPESRYGATIWYWDQHQD comes from the coding sequence TTGCTTGATTTTGAAAATCACTACCAATTTATTTTACAAGGCGCCCTTGAGTCCTATGAGGTGGTAGCAGAGGGCATTGCGCTAAACGGGCATAAACCTGACTTTCCTAAAGACGCTGCTATGGAGGCAACGTGCCAGCGGGCTTGGGACGCGCTCAATCATTTGCTTGTGAGCTATTCCGCTGGCAATTCCATTATGGAGCTGCAAGATTTTTACCCGACGCTGCTCGACTACTGGGAAGTCTATGCCAAATACGACCGCACTTTTGACGACAGTCCAGAGGCAGGTGGTCGCCGCGTTCCCCATCTGGACTTATACGATTTTGATTATTCAAGGGCTAATCAGCTCGTATGCATGGGCCTGCTACTCGGCCATAGCGACCTGATGCCCCGCCTCGCCGCCATCCTCGATTACGAAAACGACGATCCCGATATCCTGATCGAAATCCTGCTGGCGCCATTCGTACCCGGCCGGCCCGCCGGCGTCACCTATACCCGCACCCTGCCGTATAAGAAACTGCAAAAGGTGTTCGACGCAACGCCAGAAAAGCGCCCGGCCTTGATGGCAAAGTATCTGGACGAGTGGTACACCGCCAGTCGCAGAGAGCCTTATCACGGGCAACATGAGGCTCCTGGATTTACCGGCTACTGGAGCTGGGAAGCCGCCGCGGTCACGTGGCTGTTCGACATCGACGACAGCAGCTACCGCGACAAATCGTTCTACCCCGCCGAGCTCGTGGACTACGCCCGCCAGCACTACTCCCGCGCAGAAGCGGTGGCGCGTATCCACCCGAACCGCTGCGAAGCCAACCAGCCTTGCCCGCGGGCCGGCTTCTGGTGGACCCCTGCCCGGTTCGGCTCGCGCCGGCCATTCGCGGCGGGGGACATCATGCCGGCCTTCCCGGAATCCAGATACGGCGCGACGATCTGGTATTGGGATCAGCATCAGGATTGA
- a CDS encoding sigma-54 interaction domain-containing protein, with product MENPSRFNLIGSSPQFQQTLRQLEKMAQVDVPVLLLGETGTGKELAARAIHYLGPRAGRPFVPVNCGALAETLLESELFGHERGAFTDARQAAPGLAAEADGGTLFLDEVDALSLKAQAALLRFLQDGTYRRVGGSQERRADVRILVATNAALEQLVEARRFRRDLLYRINVLTLALPPLRQRLGDACELAQVFLRRFAHQYRIFNRQFHPEALDYIARHDWPGNVRELENQVHRAFLMSEDGYLRLGTALTVSPLAAGAALPYKTAKARAIAEFEQRYVSGLLKRTGGNISRAAQLAGQDRSAFGKLVRKLDLQGLGLGLPNLADKG from the coding sequence ATGGAAAATCCGTCCCGTTTCAATCTGATCGGTTCGTCGCCGCAGTTCCAGCAGACGCTGCGACAGCTGGAGAAGATGGCCCAGGTGGACGTGCCGGTGCTGCTGTTGGGCGAGACGGGAACGGGCAAGGAGCTGGCGGCGCGTGCCATCCACTACCTGGGTCCGCGTGCCGGCAGGCCGTTTGTGCCGGTCAATTGCGGTGCGCTTGCCGAAACACTGCTCGAGAGCGAGTTGTTCGGGCACGAGCGCGGGGCGTTCACCGACGCGCGGCAGGCTGCGCCCGGGCTCGCCGCCGAAGCCGACGGCGGTACGCTGTTCCTGGACGAGGTCGACGCGCTGAGCCTGAAGGCCCAGGCGGCGTTGCTGCGCTTCCTGCAGGACGGCACATACCGCCGCGTCGGCGGCAGCCAGGAGCGCCGTGCCGATGTGCGCATCCTGGTGGCCACCAATGCGGCGCTCGAACAACTGGTGGAGGCGCGCCGTTTCCGGCGCGACCTGTTGTACCGCATCAATGTGCTGACGCTGGCGCTGCCGCCGCTGCGCCAGCGCCTGGGCGATGCGTGCGAACTGGCCCAGGTTTTCCTGCGGCGTTTCGCCCACCAGTACCGCATCTTCAACCGCCAGTTCCACCCCGAGGCGCTGGACTACATCGCGCGCCATGACTGGCCCGGCAATGTGCGTGAGCTGGAAAACCAGGTGCACCGGGCGTTTCTGATGAGCGAGGATGGCTACCTGCGTCTGGGGACCGCATTGACGGTTTCCCCGCTGGCGGCGGGCGCGGCCTTGCCGTACAAGACCGCCAAGGCGCGCGCCATCGCCGAATTCGAGCAGCGTTACGTGAGCGGGCTGCTCAAGCGCACCGGAGGCAACATCAGCCGTGCGGCGCAGCTGGCCGGTCAGGATCGCAGCGCGTTCGGCAAGCTGGTGCGCAAGCTCGATCTGCAAGGGTTGGGGCTGGGCCTGCCCAATCTGGCGGACAAGGGCTGA